The candidate division WOR-3 bacterium genome has a window encoding:
- a CDS encoding T9SS type A sorting domain-containing protein: protein MKFLVLLGLVVMLQADVDTLNPVEDVYVVSYGGGEGGNPFLKFDISSIPSNAQIDSVILECYVWQVGYLWDADVIYWNVNSQTWTENDSAHIIWQIPTSDSTHQASGFGVDLGWARSVDLTDIFNRDYEVSHTFCTIKMKDPDDMTSVVPWGFMPHDSNDSLYVGLWDEWVFFYPHEHGSQIPRLIVYYAPIGIEEEITTPLQDWNSATVIYGSLQLPEGKKCKVYDISGRAINANKIKPGIYFIKIEGKISRKVVKI, encoded by the coding sequence ATGAAATTTTTAGTTTTGTTAGGATTAGTAGTAATGCTTCAGGCCGATGTTGACACCCTAAACCCAGTGGAGGATGTCTACGTTGTTAGCTATGGCGGTGGTGAGGGTGGAAATCCATTCTTAAAATTTGACATCTCCTCGATCCCATCAAACGCACAGATCGATTCGGTGATTCTTGAGTGTTATGTCTGGCAGGTAGGTTATCTTTGGGATGCTGATGTAATCTACTGGAATGTCAACTCTCAAACCTGGACTGAGAATGATTCAGCTCACATAATTTGGCAGATTCCAACCTCTGATTCGACCCACCAGGCTTCAGGTTTTGGTGTCGATCTTGGTTGGGCAAGGTCGGTTGACCTGACGGACATCTTTAACCGGGATTACGAGGTCTCACATACATTCTGCACCATTAAGATGAAGGACCCCGATGATATGACCTCGGTGGTTCCATGGGGATTCATGCCCCATGACTCAAATGACAGTTTGTATGTCGGCCTTTGGGACGAGTGGGTCTTCTTCTATCCCCATGAGCATGGTTCTCAGATCCCAAGGCTGATTGTCTACTATGCCCCTATTGGCATTGAAGAAGAGATTACTACACCTTTGCAAGATTGGAACAGTGCAACGGTCATCTACGGGTCTTTACAGCTTCCAGAAGGTAAAAAGTGCAAAGTATACGATATCTCCGGTCGAGCAATTAATGCTAATAAGATAAAACCCGGCATCTATTTCATTAAAATTGAAGGGAAAATCAGTCGGAAAGTAGTTAAGATATAG
- a CDS encoding sodium/proline symporter, with protein sequence MSTILLVFLLYLVGMIIVGLITARLASKSLDDFILGGRKMWTPVIALSEKGTDMSAWLLIGLPGQAFKMGLGAIWAGIGVWLGSMFNWLVIATPLRRLAGKYNALTLPDYFESRFNDESHLLRITSSVLIVFFFTLYVSAQVVGAGKILAATFNIHQVVGMVIGLSIILFYTMMGGFIAESWTDFFQGLIMAVAIVVLCILGVVAAGGLGNIMLHIKGIDPEAAIVSAGKSGTALWLGLILGGLAIGFGYAGQPHIVMRYMALQDVKEVKKATIIAMTWTTITVAGAIFLGFIAIPFLRGEITDPEHVTLAFAAKILPGWLVGFVLAAATAAMMSTVDSQLLVAASAVTEDIYRKLINPDASQKYLVKLARIFTVVISVVAFILGLFAKQLVYWLVLYAWGGLAATFGPPLILSLLWKRTTKIGAFVGMVVGAVTIVVWYNVPALKNFLYELIPGFILSFLATWLVSFFTQKSNIRSELSSDAG encoded by the coding sequence ATGAGTACCATACTGCTGGTCTTTCTGCTTTACCTTGTCGGTATGATAATCGTTGGCCTGATAACCGCCCGCCTTGCTTCAAAATCTCTGGATGATTTTATCCTGGGCGGCAGAAAGATGTGGACTCCGGTCATCGCCCTTTCAGAAAAAGGAACAGATATGTCCGCCTGGCTATTGATCGGGCTTCCAGGTCAGGCATTCAAGATGGGCCTGGGTGCAATCTGGGCCGGCATCGGAGTCTGGTTGGGAAGCATGTTCAACTGGCTGGTCATTGCAACTCCGTTGCGCAGACTTGCGGGCAAATACAACGCCCTGACACTTCCCGATTATTTTGAATCCCGATTCAATGATGAATCACATCTTCTACGGATAACTTCCTCTGTTCTGATTGTCTTCTTCTTCACCCTTTATGTATCGGCTCAGGTCGTCGGCGCCGGAAAGATCCTTGCCGCGACATTCAATATCCATCAAGTCGTGGGAATGGTGATCGGTTTGAGTATTATCCTCTTTTATACAATGATGGGCGGATTTATCGCTGAATCATGGACCGACTTTTTTCAGGGATTGATTATGGCGGTGGCGATCGTCGTGCTCTGTATTCTCGGAGTTGTCGCTGCTGGAGGGCTCGGGAATATCATGCTTCATATAAAGGGCATTGATCCCGAGGCGGCGATTGTATCCGCCGGTAAGAGCGGAACTGCACTGTGGCTCGGTCTTATTCTCGGCGGTCTGGCGATCGGATTCGGTTATGCAGGTCAGCCCCATATCGTAATGCGTTATATGGCGTTGCAGGATGTTAAAGAGGTCAAAAAGGCGACGATTATCGCAATGACCTGGACAACAATTACGGTTGCCGGCGCGATTTTTTTGGGATTCATCGCGATTCCGTTTCTAAGGGGAGAGATCACCGACCCGGAACACGTTACCCTTGCTTTTGCAGCGAAGATCCTGCCGGGATGGCTTGTCGGTTTTGTCCTTGCAGCAGCGACTGCAGCAATGATGTCGACTGTGGATTCCCAGCTTCTTGTAGCCGCCTCGGCGGTTACTGAAGATATTTACCGCAAGCTGATCAATCCTGACGCCTCGCAGAAATACCTTGTGAAACTGGCGAGAATCTTCACAGTGGTGATTTCTGTGGTGGCATTTATTTTAGGACTTTTCGCCAAACAACTGGTTTACTGGTTGGTCCTGTATGCCTGGGGTGGTCTGGCGGCGACTTTCGGTCCACCTTTGATCCTTTCCCTGTTATGGAAAAGGACGACAAAGATAGGTGCATTTGTCGGAATGGTGGTTGGTGCGGTGACCATTGTGGTGTGGTATAATGTGCCGGCGCTCAAAAATTTTCTCTATGAACTTATCCCGGGGTTTATATTATCATTCTTAGCTACCTGGCTGGTGAGTTTCTTTACGCAGAAATCAAATATCCGATCAGAACTCAGCAGCGACGCGGGATAG